One Cohnella candidum genomic region harbors:
- a CDS encoding DUF3231 family protein, giving the protein MSPSKPVPLTPLNAAGPLTSAEQAKLWATYMGNSMAIRVLSYMLQNVEDQEIEQTLQTALDISTQMVETIVQIFNQENYPIPAGFSEEDVNLGAKRLFSDEFYLHYLKYTGKAGMSVYGIAVGLMTRLDIREFFTQCLASTNQLMNRVNELLIAKGLMTKPPLIPYPTHRDFVKKQSYLNGFFGDVRKLHALEIAHLYENIENNATSRAVLIAFGQVAQSEQAKSYFHRGREIAGKHYDIFSRVLEKENLPAPPILDPYVTTSTFSPFSEKLMLYHKLDMYSMRIRSYGNALAFCARHDLAQKYGRLLLEVGNYLEDGANILIDHGWMEQPPQAVDREALSFE; this is encoded by the coding sequence ATGAGCCCCAGTAAGCCGGTTCCTTTAACTCCGCTAAATGCGGCCGGACCCTTAACATCAGCAGAACAGGCGAAACTCTGGGCCACCTATATGGGGAATTCGATGGCCATTCGCGTGCTGAGTTACATGCTTCAGAACGTGGAAGATCAGGAAATCGAACAAACTTTGCAAACTGCGTTGGACATTTCCACCCAGATGGTGGAGACGATCGTGCAGATTTTTAACCAAGAGAATTATCCCATCCCCGCAGGATTCTCCGAGGAGGATGTGAATTTAGGAGCGAAAAGGTTATTCTCGGACGAATTTTATCTCCATTACCTCAAATATACGGGCAAAGCGGGAATGAGCGTCTACGGAATCGCCGTCGGTTTAATGACCAGGCTCGATATCCGCGAGTTTTTCACGCAATGTCTGGCTTCTACGAACCAATTGATGAACCGCGTGAATGAACTGCTCATCGCGAAGGGCTTGATGACCAAACCTCCGTTGATCCCGTATCCGACTCATCGCGATTTCGTGAAAAAACAAAGCTACCTGAACGGATTCTTCGGAGACGTAAGGAAGTTGCACGCGCTGGAAATCGCCCATCTGTACGAGAACATCGAAAATAACGCGACCAGCAGGGCCGTATTGATTGCATTCGGCCAAGTCGCCCAGTCGGAGCAAGCAAAATCTTATTTTCACAGAGGAAGGGAAATCGCCGGCAAGCATTACGATATTTTCAGCAGGGTGCTGGAAAAAGAGAATTTGCCCGCTCCTCCAATCCTTGATCCCTATGTGACGACCTCCACGTTTTCGCCGTTTTCGGAGAAGCTGATGCTGTACCATAAGCTCGACATGTATTCCATGAGAATCCGATCCTACGGCAATGCTTTGGCTTTCTGCGCGAGACATGATCTTGCCCAAAAATACGGACGACTGCTTCTGGAAGTGGGCAATTATCTGGAGGACGGCGCGAACATTCTCATCGATCATGGGTGGATGGAGCAACCGCCGCAAGCTGTCGACCGCGAGGCATTGTCCTTCGAATAA
- a CDS encoding protein kinase domain-containing protein yields MITLPGYTFLGVVYEDERIRVVHAYSQPTLRVAAIKMVKPGPRMAMENAKLIHEYELLSGLEMSRVLKPHALEWQDDTVLLVHHILQSVTLRHYISKEERTPEQTLAAARAICDVVAELHGHGVIHHNIRPDTILLQPETMQVHLTGLPEAVRLRSDGTVAAAPPQAPEGHPFYNAPELTGMVARGSYDPRTDLYSLGVTLYELFGGRLPADEAGLAALPEGVAAVLGKLLAVRPEDRYASAAEADAQLKRYTDGLGAVPQLTTRELEVLALMASGSSNKEIAARLQVTTETVKAHTKNIFAKLGVGRRIQAVEEARRLHFL; encoded by the coding sequence ATGATTACGCTGCCGGGCTACACGTTTCTCGGCGTGGTGTACGAGGATGAACGGATCCGCGTCGTACACGCCTATTCGCAGCCGACGCTCCGGGTAGCCGCGATTAAAATGGTGAAGCCGGGACCGCGGATGGCGATGGAGAACGCGAAGCTTATCCACGAATACGAGCTTCTGAGCGGGCTGGAAATGAGCCGCGTGCTCAAGCCGCATGCGCTTGAATGGCAGGACGACACGGTATTGCTCGTCCACCACATCCTTCAAAGCGTGACGCTGCGGCATTACATAAGCAAGGAAGAGCGGACGCCGGAGCAGACGCTTGCCGCCGCGCGCGCGATTTGCGACGTGGTAGCGGAGCTGCATGGACACGGCGTCATTCACCACAACATTCGTCCGGATACGATTCTGCTGCAGCCGGAAACCATGCAGGTCCATCTCACCGGACTGCCGGAAGCGGTGCGACTTCGCTCGGACGGCACCGTAGCCGCGGCTCCTCCGCAGGCGCCGGAAGGCCATCCCTTCTATAACGCGCCGGAACTGACGGGGATGGTCGCCCGCGGTTCTTACGATCCGCGAACGGATCTGTATTCGCTCGGCGTGACGTTGTACGAGCTATTCGGCGGGCGGCTGCCCGCGGATGAAGCGGGTTTGGCTGCGCTGCCGGAAGGCGTGGCGGCGGTGCTCGGCAAGCTGCTCGCCGTCCGGCCGGAAGACCGGTATGCGTCCGCCGCGGAAGCGGATGCGCAGCTGAAGAGGTACACGGACGGCCTGGGGGCGGTGCCGCAGCTCACGACGCGCGAGCTGGAGGTGCTGGCTCTGATGGCGTCGGGCTCCTCTAACAAAGAGATTGCGGCACGGCTGCAGGTCACGACGGAGACGGTTAAAGCGCACACAAAAAACATTTTCGCCAAACTCGGGGTGGGCAGACGTATTCAGGCAGTCGAGGAAGCCCGAAGGCTTCATTTTCTATAA
- a CDS encoding peptidylprolyl isomerase → MEAIEMNGRSVSLRELLLYGRLSGTMPAVRRIADDAAIELWAEQLSVQAETDDLQRELTAFRKEHGLFKAASARAWLEERGAELDDLVTMLRPRVLRRLLKGRIIEMDAVERYFAENRMAYDLAQLSTLVVREYGEAQELRFRLEEGADFHALARTHSTDENSRPAGGYVGWKSREELNPLTAAAVFGAKNEEVLGPFETDQGFWLVKVESLRTAELDEQTTADIRERLFEEAFEKFRRSLDIRETIWRLEG, encoded by the coding sequence ATGGAAGCGATCGAGATGAACGGCAGAAGCGTGTCCCTTCGGGAGCTTCTGCTCTATGGGCGACTAAGCGGTACGATGCCTGCGGTTCGGCGGATCGCCGACGATGCCGCGATTGAATTGTGGGCGGAGCAGCTTAGTGTGCAAGCCGAAACGGACGATCTGCAGCGGGAATTGACGGCATTTCGGAAAGAGCACGGATTGTTCAAGGCCGCTTCCGCGCGTGCTTGGCTGGAGGAGCGGGGGGCCGAGTTGGACGACCTCGTCACGATGCTGCGTCCTAGAGTGCTGAGGCGATTGTTGAAGGGGCGCATTATCGAAATGGATGCCGTCGAGCGATATTTTGCGGAAAACCGTATGGCCTATGACCTCGCGCAGCTGTCCACCCTCGTCGTCCGCGAATACGGGGAGGCGCAGGAGCTGCGGTTTCGTTTGGAGGAGGGCGCGGATTTCCATGCGCTTGCCCGGACGCACTCCACGGATGAGAACAGCCGTCCGGCCGGAGGTTATGTCGGTTGGAAAAGCCGGGAGGAGCTGAATCCGCTGACAGCGGCCGCCGTCTTCGGCGCGAAGAATGAAGAAGTGCTGGGGCCGTTCGAGACAGATCAAGGATTTTGGCTCGTCAAAGTCGAGTCCCTGCGTACGGCAGAGCTGGATGAGCAGACGACGGCGGACATCCGTGAACGGTTGTTCGAAGAAGCTTTCGAGAAGTTCAGGCGGTCATTGGACATCCGCGAAACGATTTGGCGACTGGAAGGTTAG
- a CDS encoding peptidase domain-containing ABC transporter, translated as MNQRITAFLREIRLFDVFTDAERQLLAERMSMETYQMGRTVAGIGAEQAAFYLVVNGQARKIGITADGKETNQGLIVSGGHFGEQSLLGTEAQPVVVRASTELTVLRMGREPFREMIGQHPEMEKYFREYVSSDILRTFLKNNTVLTHVDHGALRSLLDRLEMCVYEPGGYLVREGEDGDAFYILKEGTALVEKGEEGNVVNRLYPGDFFGELALLTGEPRQASVRASGARVEAFRLAKSDFDELIRRYPVILESIRRISAHYAPAPVKEAVEETAATAAVTADAEIELPEGGPTPARRRRFRLPSLRFRRYPALLQQNEMDCGPTCLTMLARYYGMNASVNRMRERCNVGTEGASMLALTETAESLGFETRGLKTSMPLLRELHTPFIAHWNGNHYVMVYEFDERRGAVVVDPAIGSAETVSPEAFAKHWSGYAIELKPTERLGGLDDREPLWSRYLAFFRPYAGLAVWTVGLSVLIELVYLVFPVMTQQVFDRVLDSRDMPLLSLLLLAMLGLAVFSTAGIAVRQVLVGRLANRIDAAMLDGFYRHLMRLPFSYFARRTTGDIITRVYENEKIRRLLTDHGVHLLLDGLTMAVYGGLMIYYHAGLALIPLVVIPVYAVLYGFALPRMRRNFRKQLQAEGDSQSAIVEMVGAIASVKGMAVEETVRAKLMRLLQRQLQLRLEGNRLEVIVQAGSAGIRQAANIALLYFGAMQVMDGRLSVGTLVAFTVLFTSFMYAVETISAMAGELSEARTSMERLNDVYEAAVEHPESDRFRVLSGLRGHIRFENVSFRYYNGGKMILQNLNLEIEPGQTIALVGRSGSGKSTLANLLLKLLEPTSGTIYVDGYPLSGVHADSIRQQVGTVPQETVLFRGTVRENIALNGEEASFAELERAAKLAGADSFIESLPLGYDTMIGEGGVRLSGGQRQRIAIARALIRDPRILVFDEATSALDTELERIVQDNMETMMRNRTTIIIAHRLSTIRSADRIVVLDRGAIAESGTHEELLGRKGLYHYLVQQQGV; from the coding sequence ATGAATCAACGAATCACCGCATTTTTGCGGGAGATCAGGCTGTTCGACGTGTTTACCGATGCAGAGCGGCAGCTGCTGGCCGAACGGATGAGCATGGAAACGTACCAAATGGGACGCACGGTGGCCGGTATCGGGGCGGAGCAAGCGGCCTTCTATCTCGTCGTGAACGGACAAGCCCGGAAAATCGGGATCACCGCGGACGGTAAGGAGACGAACCAGGGATTGATTGTTTCCGGCGGCCACTTCGGCGAGCAGTCGCTGCTGGGAACGGAGGCGCAGCCGGTTGTCGTGCGGGCGTCGACGGAATTGACCGTGCTGCGGATGGGACGTGAGCCGTTCCGCGAGATGATCGGGCAGCACCCGGAAATGGAAAAGTATTTTCGCGAGTATGTCTCTTCCGACATTTTGCGTACGTTCCTCAAGAACAACACGGTGCTCACGCATGTCGATCACGGGGCGTTGCGTTCGCTGCTGGACCGGCTGGAAATGTGCGTCTATGAGCCTGGCGGGTATTTGGTCCGTGAGGGAGAGGACGGAGACGCGTTTTATATATTGAAGGAAGGCACCGCGCTCGTGGAAAAAGGCGAAGAAGGGAACGTCGTCAACCGGCTGTACCCCGGCGACTTCTTCGGCGAACTGGCGCTGCTGACGGGCGAACCGAGGCAGGCCAGCGTCCGCGCTTCCGGTGCCCGAGTCGAGGCGTTCCGGCTGGCCAAATCGGACTTCGACGAACTCATTCGCCGTTACCCGGTTATTCTGGAGTCGATCCGCCGCATTTCCGCTCATTATGCACCCGCCCCTGTGAAGGAGGCTGTGGAGGAAACGGCGGCAACGGCGGCGGTGACCGCGGATGCGGAAATCGAACTGCCCGAAGGCGGACCGACGCCGGCACGGAGGCGGCGCTTTCGGCTGCCCTCGCTGCGGTTCCGCCGGTATCCGGCGCTGTTGCAGCAAAACGAGATGGACTGCGGTCCGACGTGCCTCACGATGCTCGCGCGTTATTATGGCATGAACGCCAGCGTAAACCGCATGAGGGAGCGGTGCAACGTCGGCACGGAGGGCGCCTCGATGCTGGCGCTGACCGAGACGGCGGAATCGCTCGGTTTCGAGACGCGGGGGTTGAAGACGTCGATGCCCCTGCTGCGAGAGCTGCACACCCCGTTCATCGCGCATTGGAACGGCAACCACTATGTGATGGTCTACGAATTCGACGAGCGGCGCGGCGCGGTTGTCGTCGATCCCGCGATCGGCAGCGCGGAAACCGTATCGCCGGAGGCATTCGCGAAGCACTGGAGCGGTTACGCGATTGAGTTGAAACCGACCGAACGGCTCGGAGGGCTGGATGACCGGGAGCCTCTGTGGTCCAGGTACTTGGCGTTTTTCCGGCCCTATGCCGGGCTCGCTGTCTGGACGGTGGGGCTGTCCGTTCTGATCGAGCTGGTCTACCTAGTCTTCCCGGTCATGACGCAGCAGGTTTTCGACCGCGTGCTGGACAGCCGCGACATGCCGTTGCTGAGCTTGCTTCTGCTGGCGATGTTGGGACTGGCAGTGTTCAGCACGGCCGGCATCGCCGTTCGGCAGGTGCTGGTCGGCCGACTGGCCAACCGCATCGACGCCGCCATGCTGGACGGGTTCTACCGGCATCTCATGCGCTTGCCGTTCTCCTATTTCGCGAGACGGACGACCGGCGACATCATTACGAGAGTTTACGAAAACGAGAAGATCCGCCGGCTGCTCACCGACCATGGCGTTCATCTCCTGTTGGACGGCTTGACGATGGCCGTGTACGGGGGGCTTATGATTTATTATCACGCCGGATTGGCGTTGATTCCGCTGGTCGTTATCCCGGTGTATGCCGTCCTGTACGGATTCGCGCTTCCGAGAATGCGCCGTAATTTCCGCAAACAGTTGCAGGCGGAAGGCGACTCGCAATCGGCGATCGTCGAGATGGTCGGCGCCATCGCGTCGGTGAAGGGGATGGCGGTAGAAGAGACCGTGCGGGCGAAGCTGATGCGTTTGCTGCAGCGGCAGCTGCAGCTTCGGCTGGAAGGGAACCGGCTCGAGGTGATCGTGCAAGCGGGTAGCGCCGGCATCCGCCAGGCCGCCAACATCGCGCTGCTCTACTTCGGCGCCATGCAGGTGATGGACGGACGCTTAAGCGTCGGCACGCTTGTGGCGTTTACCGTGCTGTTCACGTCGTTCATGTACGCGGTCGAGACAATCTCGGCCATGGCGGGCGAGCTGTCCGAAGCGAGAACCTCCATGGAACGGCTGAACGACGTTTATGAAGCGGCCGTGGAGCACCCGGAGTCGGATCGCTTCCGCGTGTTGTCCGGTTTGCGCGGACATATCCGGTTTGAAAACGTGTCGTTCCGATACTACAACGGCGGGAAAATGATCCTGCAAAACCTGAACCTCGAAATCGAGCCGGGACAGACGATCGCGCTGGTCGGCCGCAGCGGGTCGGGTAAGTCAACGCTCGCCAACCTGCTGTTGAAGCTGCTTGAGCCGACGAGCGGCACGATCTACGTGGACGGCTATCCGCTGAGTGGAGTCCACGCGGACTCCATCCGCCAGCAGGTCGGTACGGTGCCCCAGGAGACTGTACTTTTCCGCGGCACCGTGCGGGAGAACATTGCGCTGAACGGGGAAGAGGCTTCGTTCGCCGAACTGGAGCGGGCAGCGAAGCTTGCCGGCGCGGACTCTTTCATCGAGTCTTTGCCGCTCGGCTACGACACGATGATCGGCGAAGGCGGCGTCCGGTTGTCCGGCGGGCAGCGCCAGCGTATCGCGATCGCCCGTGCGCTGATCCGCGATCCGCGCATCCTCGTTTTTGACGAGGCGACCAGTGCGCTCGATACGGAATTGGAGAGGATCGTGCAAGACAATATGGAGACGATGATGAGGAACCGCACGACGATTATCATCGCCCATCGGCTCAGCACGATCCGCAGCGCGGATCGGATCGTCGTGCTCGACCGGGGAGCGATCGCCGAGTCGGGCACGCATGAGGAGCTGCTGGGGCGCAAAGGGCTGTATCATTACCTGGTGCAACAGCAGGGGGTGTAG
- a CDS encoding cysteine hydrolase family protein, translating into MRGQNEDVPDSALLILDIQKDFVGNEARMPIAKNQVSPMIDSINSIIKKADMAEIPIIYVGNEFEKKQFFSNWFRNRAALKGSVGAELDERLQIVNKVYFPKKQGDALSNAQLVNYLNNRSIKHLIIAGVFTEGCVTATAKGALRKKFKVTVIRDAVASATDKKREASIKKLSTNGILVLNSSELFQ; encoded by the coding sequence ATGAGAGGTCAAAATGAAGATGTACCGGATTCGGCATTGCTTATTTTGGATATTCAAAAAGATTTTGTGGGAAATGAAGCTCGTATGCCTATAGCAAAGAATCAGGTTAGTCCTATGATCGACAGTATAAATTCTATTATTAAGAAAGCTGATATGGCTGAAATACCGATTATCTATGTAGGGAACGAATTCGAAAAGAAACAATTTTTTTCGAACTGGTTTCGTAATCGTGCCGCACTAAAAGGTAGTGTGGGTGCTGAGCTGGATGAACGCCTTCAAATTGTTAATAAGGTCTACTTCCCCAAAAAACAAGGCGATGCTTTAAGTAATGCACAATTAGTAAATTATTTAAATAACAGGAGTATCAAACATTTAATAATTGCAGGGGTTTTTACAGAAGGTTGTGTTACTGCCACAGCGAAAGGTGCTTTGCGTAAAAAATTTAAGGTTACCGTCATTCGAGATGCTGTGGCTAGTGCAACAGATAAAAAGAGAGAAGCGTCAATCAAAAAACTTTCTACAAATGGAATTTTAGTTTTAAACTCATCGGAGTTGTTTCAATGA
- a CDS encoding helix-turn-helix transcriptional regulator, with protein MSQPAVEIQLCAYSRHSQPFHQRYPEGPETYIVRLQAEGESEAFIDGRLVPILPGDLTLSQPGEYYELRIGHQASPLRPSGDYYVLCSGTFVEEWWKKRNRPKMVRLADDPKIHGVWEQLILEKLRLDGGNPEVLEALLRALFSLLDRAIDEAPSSTSASANHAHKIKTYIEAHALAPLTLQEIADHAGISVTRAVHVFKSQFGLSVMQYAQQLRLAHAVRLMSNSQYTLERIAEEAGFGSYTYFHRVFRARYGIAPGQYRAGGVQPLMK; from the coding sequence TTGAGCCAGCCCGCGGTTGAAATCCAATTGTGCGCATATTCCCGCCACTCGCAGCCTTTCCATCAACGTTATCCGGAAGGGCCCGAAACCTATATCGTCCGACTACAAGCGGAGGGCGAGAGCGAAGCGTTCATCGACGGCCGGCTCGTCCCCATTCTGCCGGGAGACCTCACGTTGTCCCAGCCCGGCGAATACTACGAGCTTAGGATCGGACATCAAGCCAGCCCACTCAGACCCAGCGGCGATTACTACGTCCTCTGTTCCGGAACGTTCGTGGAGGAATGGTGGAAGAAACGTAACCGCCCCAAAATGGTGCGCCTCGCCGACGACCCTAAAATCCACGGCGTCTGGGAGCAGCTCATTCTGGAGAAATTGCGGCTGGACGGAGGAAACCCTGAGGTACTCGAAGCCTTGCTCCGCGCCCTGTTCAGCCTGTTGGACCGGGCGATTGACGAGGCTCCGTCCTCTACTTCCGCGTCGGCCAACCATGCACATAAAATCAAGACTTACATCGAGGCCCATGCACTCGCCCCGCTTACGCTGCAAGAGATCGCCGATCATGCGGGGATTAGCGTGACGAGAGCGGTTCACGTGTTCAAATCACAGTTCGGCCTGTCGGTGATGCAATACGCCCAGCAGCTGAGACTGGCACACGCCGTCCGGCTCATGAGCAACAGCCAATATACGCTGGAAAGGATCGCGGAAGAAGCGGGGTTCGGCAGCTATACGTATTTTCATCGCGTTTTTCGCGCGCGTTACGGGATCGCTCCAGGGCAATATAGAGCCGGCGGCGTGCAGCCGTTAATGAAGTAA
- a CDS encoding glycoside hydrolase family 30 protein: MQPNTIRIIQTAKDTGDRLAELSPLSFVPDANGQENQLINIYDDVEYQTIEGFGGAITEASAVTLAKLSADKQAEVMKAYFDPVDGLGYTIVRSHIQSCDFSLGNYAYVQNNDESLETFNIDHDMKELIPTIRKAAAHIGEDFRLFSSPWSPPPWMKTNGTMNGGGSLKPEYRAAWAEMYVKYIQAYEAAGLPVWALSVQNEAKAVQIWDSCIYTAEEEKDFVRDYLGPALEKAGMSHVKVMIWDHNRERVYERAKTAFTDEAASKYIWGICFHWYSGDHFESLAAVHDKFPDKKLFFSEGCQEGGVHLGSWATGERYGHDLMGNLNNWTAAWTDWNVVLDEQGGPNHVGNFCDAPIIADTTKNEVVYESSYYYIGHFSKYIRPGAKRIAASRYTEKLETTAFKNGDGTIATVVLNRTDSEIPYIVRYRDQLAHVTIPAHAIQTLLFAQG; encoded by the coding sequence ATGCAGCCGAACACCATTCGAATCATCCAGACGGCTAAGGATACGGGAGACCGCTTGGCGGAACTGTCGCCGCTGTCGTTCGTTCCGGACGCGAACGGCCAGGAAAACCAATTGATCAATATTTATGACGATGTGGAATATCAGACCATCGAAGGCTTCGGCGGCGCGATCACGGAAGCTTCGGCGGTTACGCTGGCCAAGCTGAGCGCCGATAAGCAAGCGGAGGTCATGAAAGCCTACTTCGACCCCGTTGACGGCCTGGGCTATACGATCGTGAGATCGCATATCCAAAGCTGCGACTTCTCGCTCGGGAACTACGCTTACGTGCAGAATAACGACGAGAGCCTCGAAACATTTAATATTGACCATGACATGAAAGAACTCATTCCAACGATTCGGAAGGCGGCTGCCCACATCGGCGAAGACTTCCGGTTGTTCTCTTCTCCTTGGAGCCCGCCGCCATGGATGAAAACGAACGGAACGATGAACGGCGGAGGCTCGTTAAAACCGGAGTATCGCGCGGCATGGGCGGAAATGTACGTGAAGTACATCCAAGCTTATGAAGCGGCAGGGCTTCCGGTCTGGGCGCTCAGCGTTCAGAACGAAGCGAAAGCGGTTCAGATTTGGGATTCGTGCATCTACACCGCGGAGGAAGAGAAGGATTTCGTTCGGGATTACCTCGGACCCGCGCTGGAGAAGGCGGGCATGTCCCACGTGAAAGTGATGATTTGGGACCACAACCGCGAACGCGTATATGAGCGGGCGAAGACGGCTTTCACGGACGAGGCGGCTTCCAAATACATTTGGGGGATTTGCTTCCACTGGTACTCCGGCGACCATTTTGAATCGCTGGCAGCCGTGCACGACAAGTTCCCGGACAAAAAGCTGTTTTTCAGCGAAGGCTGCCAAGAGGGCGGCGTCCATCTCGGTTCCTGGGCGACGGGCGAGCGGTACGGCCATGATCTCATGGGCAACCTGAACAATTGGACAGCGGCTTGGACGGACTGGAACGTCGTGCTCGATGAGCAAGGCGGGCCGAACCATGTCGGGAACTTCTGCGACGCGCCGATCATCGCCGACACGACGAAGAACGAGGTCGTGTACGAAAGCTCGTACTACTATATTGGCCATTTCAGCAAATATATCCGCCCAGGCGCCAAGCGCATCGCGGCTTCCCGGTATACGGAGAAGCTGGAGACGACCGCGTTCAAGAACGGCGACGGCACGATCGCGACGGTCGTGTTGAACCGGACGGACAGTGAAATTCCTTACATCGTGCGCTATCGCGATCAACTCGCGCACGTTACGATTCCGGCGCATGCCATTCAGACGCTGCTGTTCGCGCAAGGGTAA
- a CDS encoding helix-turn-helix domain-containing protein, protein MTFMRRIRQYRVYRRMVLSYLLLTVVTLTLLSFILYSLFSNKAVQEIDQSSRQMLAQVSYTANVVYEQVQTITGQLLSDHEIVSFLGEREDNKIANYTASLFLARIQGVYPFIENLSLYNFTTGGYVDSLGLPLDPGMFRQDESGYFGFFPRKVTRVDNKPLRLLTFKFIPERSFTQVPRSAIVFDLDESYIRNTMRSIGGSSRESGTFVMDGKGKVLSHSNPEFFMEDFSSYPYVRKILSDTAQGQGSFVEKIDHQKQLVTYVKSSNLDWYFVSTRPYAEMISNINQIRYWTILVALLLIVGGTGLSLLISGNIYNPIRALLDKVNAGAEGTKDKALLRYDEYEMLTDAFDHSIQTAKSLELTLNRSSKALKDSYLSHLLQGNSNKIAVSAEMKREWESRLSGPFLTVVLFKVDGYRSFREGNNAFDRGLYRFAISNIAQELLGKLYRVDVANMEEDEIALILQSDEERLQDSVYLTLGEIQDRVREYYQMSLSAGIGVPSASISEIYTSYKSAQEALKMRLFQGYGCIADARRIQEAEDTPSRYPISVERRLIEAVKLGNRDAVLKEIEEFRKILSQSGYMNAMHNMNFMVLGIIREFEYITEWWSVDVERLDKSLERIREIETMDDMQKLLSGLCFDIVDILEENKKNTTVSKNAKIVEDIQQYVKEHYSEHGLSLESAAERFGFSAGYIGKLFKSMAGTTFNDFVTHTRMEQAKLLLVTKNDPIAQIGEMVGMYNVPYFTTVFKKKYGVTPSQYREQAPKDEG, encoded by the coding sequence ATGACGTTTATGAGAAGGATCAGGCAGTACCGCGTGTATCGGCGAATGGTACTGTCTTATTTGCTTCTGACCGTGGTTACGCTTACATTGCTATCTTTCATTTTATATAGTCTGTTTTCCAACAAGGCGGTTCAGGAAATCGACCAGTCGTCCAGGCAGATGCTGGCGCAGGTCAGTTATACCGCCAACGTGGTTTACGAGCAGGTTCAGACGATTACGGGCCAGCTGCTAAGCGACCATGAGATCGTGTCGTTCCTCGGAGAGAGAGAGGACAACAAGATCGCGAACTACACGGCGAGCTTGTTCCTCGCCCGGATCCAGGGCGTTTACCCTTTTATCGAAAATTTAAGTCTCTATAATTTCACGACGGGCGGATACGTGGACAGTCTGGGTCTGCCGCTCGACCCCGGCATGTTCCGGCAGGATGAATCGGGGTACTTCGGTTTCTTCCCGCGTAAGGTGACCAGGGTAGATAACAAGCCGCTGCGGCTGCTAACGTTCAAATTCATCCCGGAACGCTCGTTCACCCAAGTGCCTCGGTCGGCAATCGTATTCGATTTGGACGAATCCTATATCCGCAATACGATGCGCAGCATCGGCGGATCCTCCCGGGAATCTGGTACCTTCGTCATGGACGGCAAAGGCAAGGTATTGTCCCATTCCAATCCGGAGTTTTTCATGGAGGACTTCTCTTCCTACCCCTACGTACGGAAGATATTGTCCGATACCGCTCAAGGTCAAGGGAGCTTCGTCGAAAAGATCGATCATCAGAAACAGCTGGTTACGTACGTGAAGTCTTCCAATCTGGACTGGTATTTCGTCAGTACGCGACCCTACGCCGAGATGATCTCCAACATCAATCAGATCCGCTACTGGACGATTCTCGTCGCTTTGCTCCTGATCGTCGGGGGGACCGGGTTGTCGCTCTTGATCAGCGGCAACATCTATAACCCGATCCGGGCGCTGCTCGATAAGGTCAATGCCGGTGCAGAAGGAACGAAAGACAAGGCGCTGCTGCGGTACGACGAATACGAGATGCTGACTGACGCCTTCGACCATTCCATACAAACCGCGAAGTCATTGGAGCTGACGCTGAATAGGTCGTCCAAGGCGCTGAAGGACAGCTATCTTTCCCATCTGCTCCAAGGGAACTCGAATAAAATTGCCGTCTCTGCGGAAATGAAGCGGGAGTGGGAAAGCCGGCTGAGCGGCCCTTTCTTGACGGTGGTGCTCTTCAAGGTCGACGGGTATCGGTCGTTCCGGGAAGGGAATAACGCTTTCGACCGGGGATTGTATCGCTTCGCCATCAGCAATATCGCGCAGGAACTGCTGGGCAAGCTCTACCGGGTCGACGTGGCGAACATGGAAGAGGACGAAATCGCCCTTATTCTTCAATCTGATGAGGAAAGGCTGCAGGACAGCGTTTATTTGACGCTCGGCGAAATCCAGGATAGGGTGCGCGAATACTATCAAATGAGTTTATCGGCAGGCATCGGAGTCCCTTCCGCCTCCATCAGCGAGATTTACACGTCCTATAAATCGGCGCAGGAAGCGCTGAAAATGCGGCTGTTCCAGGGCTATGGCTGCATCGCGGATGCCCGTCGGATTCAAGAAGCGGAGGACACGCCGTCCCGCTATCCGATCTCCGTCGAGAGGCGGCTCATCGAGGCCGTGAAGCTTGGAAACCGGGATGCGGTGCTGAAGGAAATCGAGGAGTTCCGCAAAATTCTGTCGCAAAGCGGCTATATGAACGCGATGCACAACATGAATTTCATGGTGCTCGGCATCATACGCGAATTCGAGTACATTACGGAATGGTGGAGCGTCGACGTCGAAAGGCTGGACAAAAGTCTCGAACGCATCCGGGAAATCGAAACGATGGATGACATGCAAAAGCTGCTCTCCGGTCTATGTTTCGATATCGTCGACATCCTGGAGGAGAACAAGAAAAACACGACGGTTTCGAAAAACGCGAAAATCGTGGAGGATATCCAGCAATACGTGAAAGAGCATTATTCGGAGCACGGGTTGTCGCTGGAATCCGCCGCGGAACGGTTCGGATTCTCTGCCGGTTACATCGGCAAATTGTTCAAGAGCATGGCAGGCACGACCTTCAACGATTTCGTGACGCACACCCGGATGGAGCAGGCGAAGCTGCTGCTCGTCACGAAAAACGACCCGATCGCGCAGATCGGGGAAATGGTGGGCATGTACAACGTGCCGTACTTCACCACCGTATTCAAGAAGAAATACGGCGTAACGCCTTCGCAGTATCGGGAGCAGGCCCCCAAGGACGAGGGATAA